CCATTACGGCGTGCCGATGTGCGGGGCGGTGCTCAACACGCTCAACACTCGGCTCGACGCCGCGGTCATCGCCTTCTCGCTCGACCATGGCGAGGCCAAGGTGCTGATTACCGACCGGGAGTTCTCGAAGACGGTCAGGGAGGCGCTGGCGCTCTGCAAGGTGAACCCGCTGGTCATCGACTATGACGACCCGGTCTATGACGGCCCCGGCGAGCGCCTCGGCAGCATCGAATACGAGGATTTCCTCAAGCAGGGCGATCCCGATTTCGACTGGCTGATGCCTACCGACGAGTGGGATGCGATCGCGCTGAACTACACCTCCGGCACGACGGGCGATCCCAAGGGCGTGGTCTACCACCATCGCGGTGCCAACCTCTTGGCGACCTCGAACGTGCTTACCGGCGGCATGGGCCGGCACCCGGTCTATCTCTGGACCCTGCCGATGTTCCACTGCAATGGCTGGTGCTTCCCCTGGACGATCTCGCTGCTCGCCGGCACCCATGTCTGCCTGCGTCAGGTCCGGGCCAAGGCGATGTACGACGCCCTGGCCGACCATGGCGTCACCCATATGTGCGGCGCGCCGATCGTGATGTCGGCGCTGCTCAATGCGCCCGATGCCGAGCGCCGCAGCTTCCCACAGAAGGTGAATTTCTTCACAGCCGCCGCCCCGCCGCCCGAGGCCGTGCTCGCCGGCATGGCGCAGGCCGGCTTCAACGTCGTCCATCTCTACGGGCTGACCGAGGTCTACGGCCCCGCCGTGGTCAATGAATGGAACAGCGCCTGGGACGCCCTGCCCGGCGGCGAGCAGGCGGCGCTGAAGGCGCGCCAGGGCGTGCGCTATCCGGCGCTGGAAGGGCTCGATGTGCTCGACCCGGAAACCATGCAGCGCGTGCCGCATGACGGCGAGACGCTGGGCGAGGTCATGTTCCGCGGCAATGTCGTGATGAAGGGCTATCTCAAGAACCCGAAATCGACCAAGGCCGCCTTCGAGGGCGGCTGGTTCCATTCCGGCGATCTCGGCGTGATGCATCCCGACGGCTACATCCAGCTCAAGGACCGCTCCAAGGACGTCATCATCTCCGGCGGCGAGAACATCTCTTCGATCGAGGTCGAGGATGCGCTCTACAAGCACCCGGCGGTGCAGGCCGCCGCCGTGGTCGCTAAGCCTGACGAGAAATGGGGCGAGACGCCCTGCGCCTTCGTCGAATTGAAGCCGGGGCAGACAGCCACGCAGGACGAGATCATCGCCTGGTGCAAGACACTGCTAGCCTCGTTCAAATGCCCACGGACCGTTGTCTTCACCGAAGTGCCGAAGACCTCGACCGGCAAGATCCAGAAGTTCAAGCTGCGCGAGATGGCGCGGGCGCTGTGATGGCGCGCGGGCAAACGGGCCACTCCACGACGCGCTGGAGCGGGCCTGCGGTTGCTCATGTGATCACGGCGCTGGCGCTCATGGCCATGCTGGCAGCGCCGGTTCGGGCCCAGGACGCATCCGCCGCACTCACCGGGAACTGGCAAGGCACCTATACCTGCGCACAGGGCAAGACCGGGCTGACGCTGACGATCGATCGACAGGAGGGCAGCACGTTTTCCGGCGTCTTCCAGTTCTACCCGCTGCGCGAGAACATCACCGTGCCCGAAGGCTGCTTCACGGTTTCGGGCCGTATCAGGAGCGGCGGAGCGTTCGACATCGCCGGCTCCGCATGGATCAAGCGGCCGGCCGGCTACATTACCGTCGATCTCCACGGTCGGGTCGGGCAAGGCGGCACCAATATGTCGGGAACCGTGGAAACGCCGGGCTATGGCAGGCTGTGCTCCAGATTCGACCTGACCAGAACGACCACCAAGCCATCGATCGACAACGCCTGCCGCATCGACGCTCCCGCAGTCAGCTTCGCGCCGCAGAGCCCTGGAATCTCTCTTGCTGCCGCTCCCTGAGACGCAAGGCCCCCGCACCGTGTCGACACCCGATTTCGTGTCATGGTGTCATGGCGCCAATGTCATGATCTGCTGCATCGATGCAGGTGTACTGCACCGCAGAATCGATACCTCTTCCTGAAACAGGCTGGAGCACTCGGGATGACGGGCAAGAACTGGGACAGGGTGCCTATCGAGGCGCAAAGCATCGACGCGCCCTTGTCGCGCGCCGCAATCTTTCTCGTGACTACCGTCGGAAGCGAGCAAGCCGCCCTGGCGAAGGCCTGCGCAGCACTCGACGGGCTCGATGACCTCGTCAAGACCGTGGGATTCCGCGACCTATCCGCCCGGCTGTCCTGCATCGTCGGCATCGGCCACAGCCTCTGGAACCGTCTCGATCCTGGCAACCGGCCGCGGGAGCTGAAGCCCTTCGCGCCGATCGCGGGAGCGGTCCACAATGCCCCTTCGACGCCGGGCGACCTGCTTTTCCATATCCGCTCGGAACGCCCCGATCTGTGCTTCGAATTCGAGCGCCTCCTGCTCGACAGCCTCGGCGACAGCGTCGCGGTCGTCGACGAGGTCTCGGGCTTTCGCTATTTCGACGCACGCGATCTTCTGGGCTTCGTCGACGGCACCGCCAATCCGACCGGCCTCGACCTGCCGGCATCGGCGCTGGTCGGCGACGAAGATGCCGATTTCGCCGGTGGCAGCTACGTCGTCATCCAGAAATACCTGCACAACCTCAAGGCCTGGGCGGCGATTCCGACGCCGCTTCAGGAAGCGATCATCGGGCGCACCAAGATCGACAACGTCGAGATCGACGATGATGCCGCGCCGCGAAAATCGCACAAGTCGCTGGCCACGATCGTCGATGCCGACGGCAACGAGCACGACATCTTGCGCGACAACATGCCGTTCGGCCGGCCCGGCCAGCGCGAGTTCGGCACTTATTTCATCGGCTACTCGCGCTATCTCTGGGTGATCGAGACGATGCTGGAGCGCATGTATGTCGGCGCCCCGCCCGGTGCCTACGATCGGCTGCTGGATTTCTCGACGCCGCACACCGGCACGACCTTCTTTGCTCCGACCCGCCCGACGCTGGAAGCGCTGGTGCAGGCGGCGCAGGAGAAGCTTGCCGCGTCCTGACCGGTCGAATTCTGCAAGGTCCGGAAGTTCGGGCTGAACGCGATGGCGTCGGTGTCGTGACCGCATGCTCGGCGCTGCCCGCTTCGTGCGCGGCCGAGAGCGGCACATGACCGGCAAATGCGCCCGGGAGCCACTCAGGCTCGCGAGGCCGCTCCGTCTTCGACGCCCTCGACCGCCTCCGAAACCGGCTCGCGCTTCCATCCGAGAAAGGCGAAGACGACGAAGGCAGTGACGACCGTGACGGCGCAGAGGATCAGGAGCAGCATGGTGAAGGCGTCGCCATAGCCGGCGATCAGGTCAGCGCGACTGGCTACCGGCATCGCCTCGGCCGCGCCGGTGAGGTTCCCTGTGACCAACCTCTGAGCAGCAGGCCCCGCCTGGCCCGCCGCCCCACCGTCGGCCGCCAGATGCTGTGCCGTCAGCGCCGACAGGACGGCGCCGACCACCGCCAGCGCGATGCCTTCTCCGGCGACGCGCGTGGTGCTGAAGATGCCCGTGGCCATGCCGGCCCGCTCCTTCGGCACGACGCTGACGGCAAGGCCGTCCATCAGCCCCCAGGGCAAGCTGATGCCGATGCCGATCAGCACCATCGGCATGATGACCACTGTGACATCGCCGCCAACCGGCACGCGGCTCAGCCAGAACAGGCCGAGCGCACAGACCAGCAGGCCGAGACCGCAGATCGTGGCAGGCGTGAGCCAGCGGGTCAGCAGTCCGGCCACGAGCGGCAGAATCAGCAGCGGCGCCGACAGCGCGATCATCAATCGGCCCGCTGCGATCTCACTCAGGCCCTCGATGCCGATGAACCGGATCGGCAACAGGATCAGCAGGACGACGAAAGCATAGGCCGGCGCCGCCGCCAGCAACTGCACGCCGACGAAGCGCGGATAGCGAAACAGCGTGAGATCCAGCATCGGCCGAGCGACACGTCGCTCGATCATCCCGAAGGCGACAAACATGGCGACGGCGCCGGCGAGCAGCCCAAGCGCGCTCGGATCGGTCCAGCCACGCTCCGGCACCAGCAGCATGCCATAGGTGAGCAACGCCAACGCGGCCGTAAAGCTGAGCGCACCCGGCCAATCGAGGCCGCGGGCTTGCGGATCGCGGGATTCGGACAGGCTCCACGCACCGAGCAGCAGGGAGAGCATGGCCAGCACGACGACAAGGCCGAATATGCTGCGCCAGCCGAACGCATCGATCATCATGCCCGATCCGATCGGGCCGAAGGCGAGGCCGAGTCCGAAGCTCGTGCCGACGATGCTGAAGGCGCGCACGCGCGACGCGCCGTCGAACTCCTGGGCGAGCGCGGCCATGCCTCCGGAGAAGGCCGCCGCCGCCGCCGCGCCCTGCACTGCCCGGCCGAAATCGAACCAGACGATGTCCGGCGCGGCGGCAAGCGCCGCCGAAACTGCGGCAAAGGCTCCAATACCGATCAGGAAGACGCGCTTGCGACCATAGGCGTCCGCCAGCGCACCGGCCGCCATCAGGCTCGATCCGAACGTCAGCATGAAAGCGTTGGTGACCCAGTTGAGGGCGATCGGGCTGCCGCCCAACGCCTTGCCGATGGCCGGGAGAGCGACCGCCGTCCCGGTAAAGGTCAGCGGCATCGCGGCAGCCGCGAGGCAGACAGACAAAAGTACGAGCGCCCGCTCGGCCGCGCGCGACCGCGTGATCTGATCCGTCATGATGAGCTGGTTCCGTTCGCTGTCGCGGAAGACGCGATGCACAACCGCTTCGTCATCTTCCGACTGAAAGCATGCTATGTCGGACGCAATCTCCCAATAAGATTGGCTGACTTCCAGTCATACTGGAATAAAACGCTCGAATTGATGCTGGCGAGAGGCAGGGCATGGACAGGCTGAGCGGGCTGTTGCCCTTCGTACGGACCGCCGATCTCGGTAGCTTCGTCGCGGCGGGGCGTGTTCTGGGAATCTCCGCCTCGGCGGTCGGCAAGGCGGTGTCGCGGCTGGAGGAAGAGCTGGGGGTCCGGCTCTTCCAGCGCTCGACCCGCAATCTGCGCCTGACCGAAGAAGGCCGCGCCTTCCATGAGCGCTGCCGGCGCGTTCTCGATGATCTCGACGATGCCCGCTCGATGGTCGCGCGAGCGGCGGAAACCCCGCGCGGCTCGCTGCGCATCAGCGCGCCGATCGTCAGCTACCATCTGCTGCTTCCGGTGCTGCCCGAATTCATGGCGCAGTATCCCGATATCGAGGTCGACATCGATTTCAACGACCGCATCGTCGACCTGATCGAGGAAGGGATCGATGTCGCGATCCGCAGCGGCGAGCTTCCGGATTCCCGCCTGATGGCGCGGCCGCTCCGCCCGTTCCAGATGCTGCTCTGCGCCGCCCCTTCCTATCTGGAGCGTCATGGCGTTCCTGCCTCGCCGAGCGATCTCGGTCGGCATCACGGCATCCGCTTCCGCTTTCCCAACAGCGGCAAGATTCAACCCTGGCCGCTGCGCCTTCCTCCCGGCCAGCAGGCGCCAACGCCGCGCACCGCCCTGGTCTGCAACAACATGGAGGCAGTCCGAGGAGCTGCGGTCGCGGGACTCGGCATTGCCTGCATGCCGGACTTCCTGGTGCGCGAACCGCTGATCAGCGGCGCGCTCCATACGCTCCTGGATACCGAGGTCGAGGGTCCCGGCCAGTTCAGCCTGATCTGGCCATCCAACCGCAATCTTTCCCCGAAAGTGCGGGTGTTCGTCGACTTCGTCGGACAGCGGCTGTTCTCGACGCGCTGCGACCTCATGGCCGGCGTCAAGGCGGGCTGAGCGTCGCTTGCCGCAGCCTCAGGCGCTGCTGCGGTCGACAGCCGCCCAGTCCCCAACGCGTGCAAGGAATTGATCCGCCGCCGCGAGCTCGGCGATGGCGATCCATTCGTTCGGCTGATGCGCCTGCGCGATCGAGCCGGGTCCGCAGACCAGGGCCGGTATTCCAGCCTGCTGGAAGAAGCCTGCTTCGGTCCCGAACGGCATCGCAAGCGGTGGCCACAGGCCACCGAGCTTACGCGCCACCGCCACGGCCGGGCTGTCCGCTGCGCAATCGAGCGGCAGGACACGCGCCAGCGGCAGTGTCTCGACACTTACCCCGTCAGGCAGTCCAGCTACGAAGTTCTCCACCGCTGCGAGCACGGAGCCAATGGCAATCTCGTCGGGCGGCCGGAACTCCCAGACGACCTCGCAGCGTTCGGGAACGATGTTGATCGCGCTGCCGCCCGCGATCTTGCCGATGTTGACGGTGGTCGCCGTCCGGTCGCCCTGCCTTCCGAAGCCGGCGAGCGCTGCGACGAATGCCGCCGCCGGCTCGATCGCGCTGGAGCCGAGGCGCGGGTCGCTCGAATGGGCGGCGCGGCCATGGAAGACGCTGCGATAGCCGTAGAAGCCGCGATGGCTGAGCCCGATCCGCACCTGCGTCGGTTCGCCGATGATGGCGAGCGCGGGAGGCGGGCAATGCGCGAGCATGTCGGCGATCAGCGAGGGAACGCCGAGGCAGCCGACCTCCTCGTCATAAGACAAAGCCAGATTGATCGGTCTGCCCAGCTCTCGGGCCCGCCAGCCCGGGACGGCTGCTAGGCAGGCCGCGACGAAACCCTTCATGTCGACGGCGCCCCGGCCGTGCAGACGCCCATCCCGGCTCGCGAGCTCGAACGGGTCGCTCGCCCAGTCCTGATCATCGACCGGAACGACATCGGTATGCCCGGAGAGGACGATGCCACCCGGTTCATCCGGCCCGATCATCGCCAGGATGTTGGTTTTTTCGCCAGAGGCATCGCTGGTCAGTCGGACCCGCACGCCCGCACGATCGAGATAGTCGGCAGTC
This genomic interval from Bosea sp. 29B contains the following:
- a CDS encoding acyl-CoA synthetase, yielding MPLSPYDTDLDRNPANFQPLSPLPFLERAASVFPNHVAVIHGPLKRNYAELYARTRRLASALSKHGIGKNDTVAAMLPNTPAMLECHYGVPMCGAVLNTLNTRLDAAVIAFSLDHGEAKVLITDREFSKTVREALALCKVNPLVIDYDDPVYDGPGERLGSIEYEDFLKQGDPDFDWLMPTDEWDAIALNYTSGTTGDPKGVVYHHRGANLLATSNVLTGGMGRHPVYLWTLPMFHCNGWCFPWTISLLAGTHVCLRQVRAKAMYDALADHGVTHMCGAPIVMSALLNAPDAERRSFPQKVNFFTAAAPPPEAVLAGMAQAGFNVVHLYGLTEVYGPAVVNEWNSAWDALPGGEQAALKARQGVRYPALEGLDVLDPETMQRVPHDGETLGEVMFRGNVVMKGYLKNPKSTKAAFEGGWFHSGDLGVMHPDGYIQLKDRSKDVIISGGENISSIEVEDALYKHPAVQAAAVVAKPDEKWGETPCAFVELKPGQTATQDEIIAWCKTLLASFKCPRTVVFTEVPKTSTGKIQKFKLREMARAL
- a CDS encoding Dyp-type peroxidase, with amino-acid sequence MTGKNWDRVPIEAQSIDAPLSRAAIFLVTTVGSEQAALAKACAALDGLDDLVKTVGFRDLSARLSCIVGIGHSLWNRLDPGNRPRELKPFAPIAGAVHNAPSTPGDLLFHIRSERPDLCFEFERLLLDSLGDSVAVVDEVSGFRYFDARDLLGFVDGTANPTGLDLPASALVGDEDADFAGGSYVVIQKYLHNLKAWAAIPTPLQEAIIGRTKIDNVEIDDDAAPRKSHKSLATIVDADGNEHDILRDNMPFGRPGQREFGTYFIGYSRYLWVIETMLERMYVGAPPGAYDRLLDFSTPHTGTTFFAPTRPTLEALVQAAQEKLAAS
- a CDS encoding MFS transporter; protein product: MTDQITRSRAAERALVLLSVCLAAAAMPLTFTGTAVALPAIGKALGGSPIALNWVTNAFMLTFGSSLMAAGALADAYGRKRVFLIGIGAFAAVSAALAAAPDIVWFDFGRAVQGAAAAAAFSGGMAALAQEFDGASRVRAFSIVGTSFGLGLAFGPIGSGMMIDAFGWRSIFGLVVVLAMLSLLLGAWSLSESRDPQARGLDWPGALSFTAALALLTYGMLLVPERGWTDPSALGLLAGAVAMFVAFGMIERRVARPMLDLTLFRYPRFVGVQLLAAAPAYAFVVLLILLPIRFIGIEGLSEIAAGRLMIALSAPLLILPLVAGLLTRWLTPATICGLGLLVCALGLFWLSRVPVGGDVTVVIMPMVLIGIGISLPWGLMDGLAVSVVPKERAGMATGIFSTTRVAGEGIALAVVGAVLSALTAQHLAADGGAAGQAGPAAQRLVTGNLTGAAEAMPVASRADLIAGYGDAFTMLLLILCAVTVVTAFVVFAFLGWKREPVSEAVEGVEDGAASRA
- a CDS encoding LysR family transcriptional regulator encodes the protein MDRLSGLLPFVRTADLGSFVAAGRVLGISASAVGKAVSRLEEELGVRLFQRSTRNLRLTEEGRAFHERCRRVLDDLDDARSMVARAAETPRGSLRISAPIVSYHLLLPVLPEFMAQYPDIEVDIDFNDRIVDLIEEGIDVAIRSGELPDSRLMARPLRPFQMLLCAAPSYLERHGVPASPSDLGRHHGIRFRFPNSGKIQPWPLRLPPGQQAPTPRTALVCNNMEAVRGAAVAGLGIACMPDFLVREPLISGALHTLLDTEVEGPGQFSLIWPSNRNLSPKVRVFVDFVGQRLFSTRCDLMAGVKAG
- the argE gene encoding acetylornithine deacetylase: MDTVEILRRLVAFDTTSRRSNLDLVNWTADYLDRAGVRVRLTSDASGEKTNILAMIGPDEPGGIVLSGHTDVVPVDDQDWASDPFELASRDGRLHGRGAVDMKGFVAACLAAVPGWRARELGRPINLALSYDEEVGCLGVPSLIADMLAHCPPPALAIIGEPTQVRIGLSHRGFYGYRSVFHGRAAHSSDPRLGSSAIEPAAAFVAALAGFGRQGDRTATTVNIGKIAGGSAINIVPERCEVVWEFRPPDEIAIGSVLAAVENFVAGLPDGVSVETLPLARVLPLDCAADSPAVAVARKLGGLWPPLAMPFGTEAGFFQQAGIPALVCGPGSIAQAHQPNEWIAIAELAAADQFLARVGDWAAVDRSSA